The following proteins are encoded in a genomic region of Paenibacillus sp. FSL H3-0469:
- a CDS encoding helix-turn-helix domain-containing protein, translating to MRQKLEQLTGKRTGIKQLGRQHSASLFGIGTDKDQELPVIHEGYLWLPLYENDGRVTAVWVETEGLSPLELQLVNYAGRNFAVALKATGFKEEGEMEARQLSGWLNAQLEQEKDDAEIPDEISLKGRLFGDMIPFMLVSENVHNPQMTYRSLMKLLRSYFENDVLLVPLQDKEWLILARKELLTGGDDKEDEEESAEDLLSQTSMGLHELIASEWVGVFHLAVSPAIIPVKGLTGAVALLRETILLGRIFQVGDYIHLPWELHMERLVNSIPDDRRRQLLGQIGDYTAVLADKEMLLTLETFFEMDCNVSETAKKLYIHRNTLLYRLDKIKQETGADVRSFGDAAIVKLAMLLYKVTKRK from the coding sequence TTGCGTCAAAAATTGGAGCAACTCACCGGAAAGAGGACCGGAATCAAACAGCTGGGCAGGCAGCATTCCGCTTCACTTTTTGGCATAGGTACGGACAAGGATCAGGAATTGCCGGTCATTCATGAGGGATATCTGTGGCTTCCCCTCTATGAGAATGATGGCCGTGTTACAGCAGTGTGGGTGGAGACAGAGGGGCTGTCTCCGCTCGAATTGCAGCTGGTGAATTATGCTGGGCGCAATTTTGCGGTAGCACTGAAGGCAACCGGATTCAAGGAAGAAGGAGAGATGGAGGCGAGGCAGCTTAGCGGATGGCTGAACGCTCAACTGGAGCAGGAGAAGGACGATGCGGAGATCCCGGATGAAATCTCACTGAAGGGCCGGCTGTTCGGGGATATGATTCCCTTCATGCTGGTAAGTGAGAATGTTCATAATCCGCAAATGACGTATCGCTCCTTAATGAAGCTGCTGCGCAGTTATTTTGAGAATGATGTATTGCTGGTTCCCCTGCAGGATAAGGAATGGTTAATTTTAGCCCGTAAGGAACTCCTCACAGGCGGAGATGATAAAGAGGATGAGGAAGAGAGTGCTGAGGATTTGCTGTCACAGACTTCTATGGGGTTACATGAACTGATTGCCAGCGAGTGGGTTGGCGTCTTTCATCTCGCGGTCTCTCCTGCCATTATTCCGGTTAAAGGTCTGACAGGAGCTGTGGCCTTGCTGCGGGAGACTATTCTTCTTGGACGCATCTTCCAGGTAGGGGATTATATTCATCTGCCGTGGGAGCTGCACATGGAGCGGCTGGTTAACAGTATTCCGGATGACCGGCGAAGACAGCTGCTGGGCCAGATCGGTGATTACACGGCGGTACTGGCGGATAAGGAAATGCTGCTGACGCTGGAGACTTTCTTTGAAATGGACTGCAATGTTAGTGAAACCGCCAAAAAACTGTACATTCACCGTAACACTCTGCTCTACAGGCTGGACAAAATCAAACAGGAGACAGGGGCTGATGTCCGCAGCTTCGGGGATGCCGCTATTGTGAAGCTTGCCATGTTATTGTATAAAGTGACGAAAAGAAAATAG
- the ugpC gene encoding sn-glycerol-3-phosphate ABC transporter ATP-binding protein UgpC, whose protein sequence is MAGVRLEHIFKKYPGSDKATVIDINLDIKDKEFLVLVGPSGCGKSTTLRMIAGLEEISEGKMYIGDRVVNDVAPKDRDIAMVFQSYALYPHMSVYQNMAFGLKLRKVKKEEIDKKVREAAKILDIEHLLDRKPKALSGGQRQRVALGRAIVRDPQVFLMDEPLSNLDAKLRGQMRAEITKLVKRLETTCIYVTHDQTEAMTMGDRIVVMYDGIIQQAASPEELYNEPTNLFVAGFIGSPTMNFINGTLSELNGAVRFRAENLDVEVPGGKATILRNKGFIGKDVIMGVRPEDIHEEPVFLEASPNTIFTSMVDVTENLGHEMLLYLSGLGNNTVIARVDGRSTTREGSKPRLAIDMNKVHIFDKESELNVLLG, encoded by the coding sequence ATGGCAGGCGTACGTTTAGAGCATATTTTCAAAAAATACCCGGGTTCCGATAAAGCAACAGTAATCGATATCAATCTTGATATTAAAGATAAGGAATTCCTCGTACTGGTTGGTCCTTCCGGTTGCGGTAAATCCACAACCCTGCGTATGATCGCTGGTCTGGAAGAAATCTCTGAAGGTAAAATGTACATTGGTGACCGTGTAGTGAATGACGTTGCTCCTAAAGACCGTGATATCGCGATGGTATTCCAATCCTACGCCTTGTACCCGCACATGAGTGTATATCAGAACATGGCTTTCGGTCTGAAACTGCGCAAAGTGAAGAAAGAAGAAATCGACAAGAAAGTACGCGAAGCAGCGAAAATCCTGGATATCGAGCACTTGCTGGATCGTAAACCTAAGGCACTGTCCGGTGGTCAACGTCAACGTGTCGCTCTAGGCCGCGCTATCGTCCGTGATCCACAAGTCTTCTTGATGGATGAGCCTCTTTCCAACTTGGATGCTAAACTTCGTGGTCAAATGCGTGCTGAAATCACTAAGCTGGTTAAGCGTCTTGAAACCACTTGTATCTATGTAACGCATGACCAGACAGAAGCCATGACGATGGGTGACCGTATCGTAGTTATGTACGATGGTATCATCCAGCAGGCAGCTTCCCCTGAAGAACTGTACAATGAGCCTACGAACCTGTTCGTAGCCGGATTTATCGGTTCCCCTACCATGAACTTTATCAACGGTACTCTTTCCGAATTGAACGGCGCTGTCCGTTTCCGTGCAGAGAATCTTGATGTTGAAGTTCCAGGCGGCAAAGCTACAATCCTGCGTAACAAAGGCTTCATCGGTAAAGATGTAATCATGGGCGTTCGTCCAGAAGACATTCATGAAGAGCCAGTATTCCTGGAAGCTTCCCCTAACACAATTTTCACTTCGATGGTTGATGTTACGGAAAACCTTGGTCATGAAATGCTCCTCTACTTGAGCGGTCTTGGCAATAACACTGTAATTGCGCGTGTAGATGGACGTTCCACTACCCGTGAAGGCAGCAAGCCTAGATTGGCCATTGACATGAACAAAGTCCACATCTTCGATAAAGAATCCGAACTTAACGTTCTGCTGGGATAA
- the hprK gene encoding HPr(Ser) kinase/phosphatase, which translates to MAKKVKVSELVQHFQLEVVSGHEGLKRPITVDDLNRPGLEMAGYFEYYPEERVQLLGKTELAFFSMLSEEERKSRVRGICNDNTPCIVITRALDVPQELVDISNEKGLPVLRSSMATTIFSSRLTSFLEGRLAPTATIHGVLCDVYGVGMLITGTSGIGKSETALELVKRGHRLIADDAVEIRQTSDNQLHGTAPELIRHLLEIRGVGIINVMTLFGAGAIRNHKRITLVVRLEAWQQDKQYDRLGLDEETTRIIDTDVPLVTIPVRPGRNLAVIIEVAAMNYRLKQMGFNAALQFTNKLTATISEDMDDLD; encoded by the coding sequence ATGGCTAAGAAGGTAAAAGTATCAGAATTGGTGCAGCATTTTCAATTAGAGGTAGTATCCGGACATGAAGGTCTGAAGAGACCGATTACAGTGGATGATTTGAACCGTCCCGGGCTGGAAATGGCCGGTTATTTCGAATATTATCCGGAAGAACGTGTGCAGCTACTAGGCAAAACAGAGCTGGCTTTTTTCTCTATGCTCTCAGAGGAAGAACGGAAAAGCCGGGTACGCGGTATCTGTAACGACAATACCCCGTGCATCGTCATTACCCGCGCGCTGGATGTTCCCCAGGAGCTTGTAGACATCAGCAACGAGAAGGGACTTCCTGTGCTGCGCAGCTCGATGGCGACGACGATTTTCTCAAGCAGACTGACCAGCTTTCTTGAGGGCAGACTGGCACCGACAGCAACAATTCATGGTGTTCTCTGTGATGTGTATGGAGTAGGGATGCTGATTACAGGTACCAGCGGCATTGGTAAAAGTGAAACCGCGCTGGAACTGGTTAAACGCGGTCATCGTCTGATTGCCGATGATGCGGTGGAAATTCGCCAGACTTCGGATAATCAGCTTCATGGTACCGCACCGGAATTGATCCGTCACCTGCTGGAGATCCGCGGCGTCGGGATTATTAATGTTATGACGCTGTTTGGGGCAGGCGCTATCCGTAATCATAAGCGGATTACTCTGGTGGTCAGACTGGAAGCCTGGCAGCAGGACAAGCAGTATGACCGTCTGGGACTGGATGAGGAGACTACACGGATTATTGATACCGATGTGCCGCTGGTTACTATCCCTGTCCGTCCGGGACGTAACCTCGCTGTCATTATCGAGGTGGCAGCGATGAATTACCGGCTCAAGCAAATGGGCTTCAATGCCGCGCTGCAATTTACGAATAAACTTACCGCCACCATCTCTGAAGATATGGATGATCTGGATTAG
- the lgt gene encoding prolipoprotein diacylglyceryl transferase, producing MFYSLAIDPIVFSIGSLPVHWYGLILGLGALTGLFLCIQEGKRFNIPQEFFMDMLLLGLPSAIIGARLYFVAFKWEDYKDNLLDIFKVWNGGIAIYGALIGAIICAIIYFRYKGYPFWRIVDICAPGLLAGQMIGRWGNFINQEAYGGVVEESFLRDKLHLPDFIVNQMYIGDAFHHPTFLYESLWSLLGILLLLVLRRQKFVRAGEIFMSYFIWYSIGRFFIEALRTDSLAFDGSSGVASFINGLWSPMKWMGFEQGYLDPAYGNIRISQLLALLIIVAAIALIIVRRVSGQPKDHYMDPIISTKPAAADAVVPESAANTPQKPSQPVQPVEDPSEDKETKE from the coding sequence ATGTTTTATTCACTAGCGATTGACCCGATTGTCTTCTCGATTGGTTCTCTGCCGGTTCACTGGTATGGCCTGATTCTGGGTCTTGGCGCGCTTACCGGGCTGTTCCTGTGTATTCAAGAAGGCAAACGCTTCAACATTCCACAGGAGTTCTTCATGGATATGCTGCTGCTGGGCTTGCCATCGGCTATTATTGGGGCGCGTCTATATTTCGTAGCTTTCAAGTGGGAAGACTATAAGGATAACCTGCTCGATATCTTCAAGGTCTGGAATGGCGGTATTGCGATTTATGGCGCCTTAATCGGTGCGATTATCTGCGCGATTATTTACTTCCGCTATAAAGGCTACCCGTTCTGGCGTATCGTTGATATCTGTGCTCCGGGACTGCTTGCCGGCCAGATGATCGGCCGCTGGGGAAATTTCATCAACCAGGAAGCCTATGGCGGCGTGGTAGAGGAATCGTTCCTGCGGGATAAGCTGCATTTGCCGGACTTTATCGTTAATCAAATGTACATAGGGGATGCTTTTCACCATCCGACCTTCCTGTACGAATCACTCTGGAGTCTGTTGGGCATTTTGCTCCTCTTGGTGCTGCGCCGCCAGAAGTTCGTACGTGCCGGAGAAATCTTCATGTCTTACTTCATCTGGTACTCCATCGGCCGCTTCTTCATTGAAGCTCTGCGTACGGACAGCCTTGCCTTTGACGGCAGCAGCGGTGTGGCATCCTTCATTAACGGGCTATGGAGTCCGATGAAGTGGATGGGCTTCGAGCAAGGATATCTTGATCCGGCTTACGGAAATATCCGTATCTCTCAACTGCTCGCGCTGCTCATTATTGTAGCTGCCATTGCGCTGATTATTGTACGGCGGGTAAGCGGTCAGCCGAAGGATCATTACATGGACCCGATCATCAGCACCAAACCGGCGGCAGCGGATGCTGTGGTTCCAGAGAGTGCTGCTAATACGCCTCAGAAGCCTTCTCAGCCTGTTCAGCCGGTGGAAGATCCCTCTGAAGATAAGGAAACAAAGGAGTAA
- the ppaX gene encoding pyrophosphatase PpaX: protein MIECVLFDLDGTIVNTNELILNSFMHALKENHLPVLTREQIIPLMGTTLQQQLGAFSGLELKDIEVLERSYRSYNNAHHDELVRAFPHVNETMEELQRRGIKLGVVTTKIRPNTLKSLEMFDLLKYMETIVTVNDVTHPKPHPEPVLTAVANLGVDPAKTLMVGDSAVDIQSAKAAGVRVAAVAWSLKGEAVLRTYEPDYIIQEMKDLYSIVEQETMQP, encoded by the coding sequence ATGATAGAATGCGTGTTATTTGATCTGGACGGAACGATTGTGAATACGAATGAGCTGATTCTTAATTCATTCATGCATGCGCTGAAGGAGAATCATCTGCCGGTTCTGACCCGGGAACAGATCATTCCCCTGATGGGGACTACACTTCAGCAGCAGCTAGGCGCGTTCTCCGGCCTGGAGCTGAAGGATATAGAAGTGCTGGAACGGTCCTACCGTTCGTACAACAATGCGCATCATGATGAGCTGGTCCGCGCTTTTCCCCATGTGAATGAGACGATGGAGGAGCTGCAGCGCCGGGGAATCAAGCTTGGGGTGGTGACCACCAAGATCCGGCCTAACACATTGAAGTCGCTGGAGATGTTCGATCTGCTGAAATATATGGAGACGATTGTTACGGTGAATGATGTGACTCATCCGAAGCCGCATCCGGAGCCAGTGCTCACGGCAGTTGCCAATCTGGGTGTTGATCCGGCCAAGACACTGATGGTAGGCGACAGTGCTGTTGATATTCAGTCTGCGAAGGCAGCAGGTGTTCGTGTAGCCGCTGTGGCCTGGTCGCTTAAGGGTGAAGCTGTGCTGCGCACCTATGAACCGGATTACATCATCCAGGAGATGAAGGACTTGTACTCTATTGTAGAGCAGGAGACTATGCAACCGTGA
- a CDS encoding acyltransferase: MRKITRYPVEGHNALWHIYRTVSPWKGVRNFIFIQIARYCPILPLKNWIYRRVLGMKIGKHTAFGLMAMVDVFFPEKISIGENTVIGYNTTILAHEYLIKEYRLGEVIIGENVMIGANTTILPGVTIGDGATVAAGSVVHKDVAAGSFVGGNPLRDLRKQEES; this comes from the coding sequence GTGAGAAAGATAACCCGTTATCCCGTGGAGGGGCATAATGCGCTCTGGCATATTTACCGTACGGTCAGCCCATGGAAGGGTGTGCGCAATTTTATTTTTATCCAGATTGCCCGTTATTGCCCGATTCTGCCGCTCAAGAACTGGATTTACCGCCGGGTGCTCGGGATGAAGATAGGCAAGCACACTGCGTTTGGGCTTATGGCGATGGTGGATGTTTTTTTTCCGGAGAAGATCTCTATCGGGGAGAATACGGTTATCGGCTATAACACTACGATCCTGGCCCATGAGTATCTCATCAAGGAGTACCGGCTGGGTGAAGTTATTATCGGAGAGAATGTAATGATTGGGGCTAACACGACTATTCTCCCTGGGGTTACGATTGGGGATGGGGCTACGGTTGCCGCGGGATCGGTGGTTCACAAGGATGTTGCTGCTGGTTCGTTCGTCGGCGGGAATCCGCTCCGCGATCTGCGTAAACAGGAGGAATCATAA
- a CDS encoding acyltransferase family protein, whose product MAQKERIPQLDIFRAIAIFAVIAIHATSRTLAETLGTSMFPPFLFINKFSQFAVPSFIFLSGFVLFYNYIDRPLGGKVLAKFYSRRLIYIIVPYLVFTVLYFGLKMTAGHTWGMPLQEMGGKFFKYLWTGTAYTHLYYIIIIIQFYLLFPLILWCLQKVRHLAAWAPVIGLALQWGFVLLNKYMVNHGYWQLSKGSLAITYFSYFLLGAAIAIYYSSLKKWLVPSREGWRSGKGMGWMVLWLLWAAAGAYHVVLWYNNYTKKTVINSLWYEGFSNLHALLSCLVLFQLSFLLYGAGRSVLTRLLLSAGACSFGIYLLHPLLLFMYRKLPFHGGSLAYTAAIAGGWLVALLGSWLVVALAFRYVKPAWMVFGSAPQKPAAAPKATV is encoded by the coding sequence ATGGCTCAAAAGGAAAGAATACCACAGCTTGATATTTTTCGGGCAATCGCTATTTTTGCGGTGATCGCCATTCATGCCACTTCACGCACATTGGCTGAGACACTGGGCACTTCCATGTTCCCTCCGTTTCTGTTCATAAATAAGTTCAGCCAGTTTGCAGTGCCTTCCTTTATATTCTTAAGCGGGTTCGTCCTGTTTTACAATTATATTGACCGTCCGCTAGGCGGGAAGGTACTGGCCAAATTCTACAGCCGCAGGCTAATCTATATTATTGTGCCTTATCTTGTGTTTACGGTGCTTTATTTTGGACTCAAAATGACGGCCGGTCATACCTGGGGGATGCCTCTTCAGGAGATGGGCGGGAAGTTCTTCAAGTATCTATGGACGGGTACGGCGTATACGCATCTCTACTATATCATCATCATTATCCAGTTCTATCTGCTGTTCCCGCTGATACTCTGGTGCCTGCAGAAAGTGCGGCATCTCGCGGCCTGGGCACCAGTGATTGGACTTGCGTTACAGTGGGGCTTCGTGCTGCTTAACAAATATATGGTGAACCACGGGTATTGGCAGTTGTCCAAGGGGAGTCTGGCCATTACGTATTTCTCGTATTTCCTGCTTGGTGCGGCGATTGCGATCTACTACAGCTCTCTGAAAAAGTGGCTGGTTCCCTCCCGCGAAGGCTGGCGCTCAGGTAAAGGTATGGGCTGGATGGTACTGTGGCTGTTATGGGCCGCTGCCGGGGCTTACCATGTGGTATTGTGGTATAACAACTATACGAAGAAAACAGTAATCAACAGTCTGTGGTATGAAGGGTTCTCGAACCTGCATGCCTTGCTCTCTTGTCTGGTACTGTTCCAGCTGTCCTTCCTGCTGTACGGGGCAGGACGCAGCGTGCTGACCAGACTGCTGCTCTCGGCCGGGGCGTGCTCCTTCGGTATCTATCTGCTCCATCCGCTGCTGCTGTTCATGTACCGGAAGCTGCCGTTCCACGGCGGATCGCTGGCCTATACAGCAGCAATAGCGGGCGGCTGGCTGGTGGCCCTTCTGGGCTCCTGGCTGGTGGTTGCACTTGCCTTCCGTTATGTGAAGCCGGCCTGGATGGTGTTTGGCTCTGCACCGCAGAAGCCGGCAGCAGCGCCAAAGGCGACAGTGTAG
- the gntK gene encoding gluconokinase encodes MSTSYMIGVDIGTTSTKAVLFKENGTIVAQSNQGYPLHQPSPSVAEQDPEQILEAVIHTIAAVMQESLAAPEDILLVSFSSAMHSVIAVDPAGKPLTACITWADNRSSRCARRLKDELNGHELYLRTGTPIHPMSPITKLMWLGEEQPELFRQTYKFISIKEYIFFRLFGEYVIDHSIASATGMFNLEKLDWDEEALQIAGVTPERLSRPVPTTHILQGLLPELTGKLGLLTDTPFIVGASDGVLSNLGVGAMEPGVIAATIGTSGAIRTVVDHPLTDPKGRIFCYALTDKHWVIGGPVNNGGMLFRWVRDEFAASEVETAKRLGIDPYEVLTRIAEQVPPGSNGLLFHPYLTGERAPLWNPDARGSFFGLSMNHRKEHMIRAVLEGVIFNMYTVLLAMEECIGEPVRILATGGFARSALWRQMMADIFDQEVVVPESFESSCLGAVVLGLYAIRRIDSFDAVYSMIGSTHRHEPVTAHAKAYKQLLPIFISVYRSLEDQYQAIADFQREQAGEQPS; translated from the coding sequence TTGAGTACATCCTATATGATTGGCGTTGATATTGGAACCACCAGCACGAAGGCTGTCCTCTTTAAGGAGAACGGAACGATTGTCGCTCAGAGCAATCAGGGCTATCCGCTGCATCAGCCCTCCCCCTCTGTCGCAGAACAGGACCCGGAGCAGATTCTGGAAGCCGTAATTCATACCATAGCAGCGGTCATGCAGGAGAGCCTTGCCGCACCTGAAGACATTCTGCTGGTCTCGTTCAGCTCCGCTATGCATAGCGTCATTGCTGTAGATCCTGCGGGTAAGCCGCTGACCGCCTGCATTACCTGGGCCGATAACCGGAGCAGCCGCTGTGCCCGGCGGTTGAAGGACGAACTGAACGGACATGAGCTGTACCTGCGGACAGGAACGCCCATACACCCTATGTCTCCAATCACCAAGCTGATGTGGCTGGGCGAGGAGCAGCCCGAGCTGTTCCGTCAGACCTACAAGTTCATCTCTATCAAAGAATATATCTTCTTCCGGCTGTTCGGCGAATATGTAATTGACCATTCCATCGCCTCTGCCACCGGCATGTTCAATCTGGAGAAGCTCGATTGGGACGAGGAGGCGCTCCAGATTGCCGGTGTTACTCCGGAGCGCCTATCCCGTCCGGTCCCGACCACTCATATCCTGCAGGGACTGCTCCCAGAGCTTACCGGAAAGCTTGGTCTGCTCACAGACACTCCATTTATAGTAGGCGCCAGTGACGGCGTTCTGTCTAACCTGGGCGTAGGGGCCATGGAGCCGGGGGTAATCGCTGCAACGATAGGCACAAGCGGTGCCATCCGTACTGTAGTTGACCATCCGCTGACCGATCCCAAAGGACGGATATTCTGCTACGCCCTGACAGACAAGCATTGGGTAATCGGCGGCCCTGTGAATAACGGAGGAATGCTCTTCCGCTGGGTGCGTGATGAGTTCGCCGCCTCTGAAGTAGAGACCGCGAAGCGCCTGGGCATTGATCCCTACGAAGTATTAACCAGGATCGCTGAGCAAGTGCCGCCCGGCAGTAACGGACTGCTCTTCCATCCGTATCTGACCGGAGAACGCGCACCACTGTGGAATCCCGATGCCCGCGGCTCCTTCTTCGGGCTAAGCATGAATCACCGCAAGGAGCATATGATCCGTGCGGTACTGGAAGGTGTCATCTTCAATATGTACACCGTATTACTGGCCATGGAGGAATGCATCGGCGAGCCCGTTAGAATCCTGGCAACTGGCGGCTTCGCCCGCTCGGCGCTATGGCGGCAGATGATGGCGGATATTTTCGATCAGGAGGTGGTGGTCCCGGAGAGCTTCGAGAGCTCTTGCCTCGGCGCAGTCGTCCTGGGATTATACGCCATCCGGCGGATTGATTCCTTCGATGCTGTCTACAGCATGATTGGCTCCACTCACCGGCATGAGCCGGTTACTGCCCACGCCAAAGCCTACAAACAGCTTCTGCCTATCTTCATCTCCGTATACCGCAGCCTGGAGGATCAGTATCAGGCAATCGCCGACTTCCAGCGCGAGCAAGCCGGGGAACAGCCCAGCTAA
- a CDS encoding ATP phosphoribosyltransferase regulatory subunit → MAKPKGFEKPAGVRDYLPRAVTKLRKIEKDVLHCMSRWGYRQMITPTLEYYDTVGVASSTSDQKLYKLLNNRGQALVLRSEMTAPVARVVSSLLKDEPLPLRLSYHANVFRAIEEEAGREAEFFQTGVELVGDDSPEADAEVVALAIASLQAAGVKSFKIAIGHVGFLDGLFQEAVSGLPQAQEELKSHLLSRDYVAFRETLRRLELSTAQKQELDGLLRLRGGKEICGQALELSNHPLARASIEHLCKVWEVLVAYGVSQHVLIDLTMIGDFSYYTGMTFEGYASELGFPVCSGGRYDNLLQQFGRPIPSTGFSLKTNRILDGVSGLPEEEELPILVQYDALRRQEGFAEAARLRSEGHVVVTRLAAGPEELKTVKRLDADTIQAEGELYGEIYTFVSFVSEHG, encoded by the coding sequence ATGGCCAAACCAAAGGGATTTGAAAAGCCTGCCGGCGTAAGAGATTATCTCCCGCGTGCGGTAACGAAGCTGCGCAAGATCGAGAAGGATGTACTTCACTGTATGAGCCGCTGGGGCTACCGGCAGATGATTACGCCTACTCTTGAATATTACGATACGGTCGGTGTAGCCAGCTCTACCTCCGATCAGAAGCTGTATAAATTGCTTAACAACCGTGGGCAGGCGCTGGTGTTGCGCTCAGAGATGACGGCACCTGTAGCCCGTGTGGTCTCCTCTCTATTGAAGGATGAGCCGCTGCCGCTGCGTCTGTCCTACCATGCCAACGTCTTCCGGGCGATTGAAGAAGAGGCCGGACGGGAGGCAGAATTTTTTCAGACCGGTGTGGAGCTTGTCGGTGATGATTCACCGGAGGCTGACGCGGAGGTAGTCGCGCTGGCGATTGCTTCCCTGCAGGCAGCGGGCGTAAAGTCTTTTAAAATTGCAATTGGACATGTCGGTTTCCTTGACGGCCTCTTCCAGGAGGCGGTATCGGGCTTGCCGCAGGCTCAAGAGGAGCTGAAGAGCCATCTGCTCAGCCGCGATTATGTAGCCTTCCGCGAGACGCTGCGGCGTCTTGAGCTATCCACTGCACAAAAGCAGGAGCTGGACGGACTGCTGCGGCTGCGCGGCGGGAAGGAGATCTGCGGACAGGCGCTGGAGCTGAGCAACCATCCGCTGGCGCGCGCGTCGATCGAGCATCTGTGCAAAGTATGGGAGGTACTGGTGGCTTATGGTGTCTCGCAGCATGTGCTGATTGATCTGACGATGATCGGTGATTTCTCTTACTATACAGGCATGACCTTCGAGGGGTACGCTTCCGAGCTGGGCTTCCCGGTATGCAGCGGCGGCCGGTATGACAACCTGCTGCAGCAATTCGGGCGTCCGATTCCCTCCACCGGCTTCTCTCTAAAGACCAACCGTATTTTGGATGGAGTCTCCGGGCTTCCGGAAGAGGAAGAGCTGCCGATTCTGGTCCAGTACGATGCACTGCGGCGCCAAGAGGGTTTTGCCGAAGCAGCGAGGCTGCGGTCGGAAGGGCATGTTGTGGTCACGCGGCTGGCGGCCGGTCCGGAGGAGCTGAAGACCGTGAAGCGGCTGGATGCGGATACTATTCAGGCAGAGGGCGAGCTGTACGGCGAGATCTACACCTTCGTGTCGTTTGTCAGCGAGCATGGGTGA
- the hisG gene encoding ATP phosphoribosyltransferase — MAQILKVAMPKGRIYNKAAELFRQAGLPIPPDGEESRKLVISLPEAGMEFILAKPVDVPTYVEYGVADIGIVGKDVLLEESRDVYELLDLGIARCRMSIIGLPNWQPGIQQRVATKYPNVASRYFREQGQQVEVVKLNGSIELAPLIGLADRIVDMVETGQTLKDNGLVEMKSIFEITSRLVANRVSYRMKNAEIQQLCDRLQAVIAEPGLQVN, encoded by the coding sequence ATGGCACAGATTCTTAAGGTAGCCATGCCGAAAGGCCGGATTTATAATAAAGCGGCAGAGCTGTTCCGCCAGGCGGGACTGCCGATTCCTCCGGATGGAGAAGAGTCGCGCAAGCTGGTGATTTCATTGCCGGAGGCCGGAATGGAGTTCATCCTGGCGAAGCCGGTGGATGTGCCCACGTATGTAGAATATGGAGTGGCGGATATCGGGATTGTCGGCAAAGATGTACTGCTGGAGGAGAGCCGCGATGTGTACGAGCTGCTTGATCTCGGGATCGCCCGCTGCCGGATGTCGATTATCGGGCTTCCGAACTGGCAGCCGGGTATTCAGCAACGGGTAGCTACCAAGTACCCGAACGTGGCTTCGCGGTATTTCCGTGAGCAAGGCCAGCAGGTGGAGGTTGTGAAGCTGAACGGCTCCATCGAGCTGGCACCGCTGATCGGGCTGGCTGACCGGATCGTGGATATGGTTGAGACCGGCCAGACGCTGAAGGATAACGGTCTGGTGGAGATGAAGAGCATCTTCGAGATCACCAGCCGCCTGGTGGCGAACCGGGTGAGCTACCGGATGAAGAATGCGGAGATTCAGCAGCTGTGCGACCGGCTGCAGGCTGTGATTGCAGAACCGGGATTGCAGGTAAACTAA